In the genome of Bdellovibrionales bacterium CG10_big_fil_rev_8_21_14_0_10_45_34, the window AAGTGTTTTTGCTTTTTCGACGTTAAAGTCTAAGCCGATCTCGTCATTTGCAGCCAAAATCCCCGTTGGGATCCAGCTCTTGGCCGGCTCGTAGCCCGTAGCCAACATTCTTACAATTTCGTTTTTATCAATGGCGTGGTTAAAGGCCTTACGAACAAGTACGTTGTCCATAGGCTTTCGAGACGTATTAAACCCATAGTAATAAAGATAAAGATTGGGCGCCCGCCTAAAATCAGGTCGTTTTTCTAAGACGGTCATTTCGGTAGAAGGTAGCGTATTGAGAGAATCTAATTTGTCTGCCTCGTAAAGTGCCATCGCCGTCGCCGTCTCAAGAATCATATACATGAGAATGTTTTTGGTTTTAGCCTTTTCGCCCCAATAGGAATCGTTTCTCTCTAGCACAATCGATTTTTCATGATCCCAAATTTTGAGATTGTATGGCCCCAGTGTCACTAGGTTACCGGGCTGTGTCCATTTATCGCCGTGCTTAGTAACGACATCTTTTCGCATGGGGTAGGTAGAATGGTGAGTCATAAAGTAAGGGAAGAAACTCTTCGATTGCTTGAGTCTCACAACAAGGGTCGATCCGTCCTTAACTTCCACTCCAACTTGAGAAAAGTCTTTTAGTTTTCCTTCGTTGTATTCTTTCGCGCCGACAATGCTAAATAGGTTGTAAGCGTATTCCGCAGCAGTAGCTGGGTTGAGAAGCCGCTCCCATCCGTCGAGCACGTCTTGCGCAGTAAATTCTTTTCCGTCACTCCACTTGACGCCTTGGCGAAGTTTAAAAGTCCAAGTTTTTGCTTGATCAGTGGCTTCCCAAGACTCCGCCAATGCGGGTTTAAGGGCCATATCCGGCGAATTAAGGTCGTAGGCAACAAGCCCGTCCATAATATTAGACACAACCTCCGCGGACGTTGTGTCTGTAATTCGTGACCAGTCAAGCGTTGGAGGCTCGGTGTTCAGATTTGTGCGCAAGGTTTCATCGTATTTTAAACCATACTCCAAATCTTGGTTTTTCTGAGTACACGATGAGACTAATAAGGAAATCAAAATGCCTGACGCGACAATTTTCATGGAACCCTCCCCAGCTTAAGCGCCGCTTTTTGTTCTCTATTCTTTTTGATGCTCAGTCAACTGAAAGCACCCGGAGCTTACGTCACCTGATTTTTCCCCAAGTTTCGGAAACTGGTTTACTCGCCGCGCTTCCTGATCAAGTCACGGCCTACCAAGTCACCTCACCAGGTCACCAGGTCTCCTTTGCAGAAACCGGGCCATCAGGAAAGATACCAATTGGCTCCACTAACGACGCCATGACTGGAGGCTTTCCCCCGAATCGATGAAGGCCGACGTATGCGTAGTAGTTTTGAACAACACGTTTCACGTAAGTTCTTGTCTCGATAAAGGGTATATGTTCGACGAATTCATCCAAACTGAGATGCCCGTGACTTTTCAGCCAAAGGTGAACACGATGAGGCCCCGCATTATAACTTGCAGCGACTAAGGGAAGCTTGCATTTCCAGCGGTCGCACAATCTCTTCAAATAACTTGCCCCCAAGCGGATATTCCATTTCGGGTCATCGAGCCAATTCAGTTCAAAACTATCTATGCCCATTAAAGCCGTAAGTTTTAAAGCCGTATATGGCATGATCTGCATGAGCCCAACCGCTCCGACTGGCGAACGCACCCAAGGTCTATACTGACTTTCAGCGCGCATAATAGACAGAATGAATTCGGGCTCTATCTGCTGCTTTTGAGCCTCTAAGTTGACAGTTTCTGTATACGCGTAAGGGTAAGATTGCTTCCAAAGCGAAGTTCCGTGCTGCCAACCTTTTTTAATTCTTTCATCTCCAAAACGACTTTGCGCAATTTGATGGGCTCGGTCGTAGCCGCCTATCAATATATATTCATCGATGAGTGCCCTTAGCTTTTTCGGATCTCGCGTACTGCGCTCGACTTCCATCAGTTCATGCCGTGCCCAGCGGTCTAATCCAACAGCATGTAGAGCGCGTGCTCTGGTGATGCGTTCACTGTTGGGGTCTTTTTTAAATAGCTCAATGACAGGCGCATCTAAAAAGAAATCCATCGCCGTTGGAAGTACCACGGGCACCGCGGCTTCAACAGTTTGCGACTCATCTAACTCGGGAGTTGGTTCCGCAACTTTTTCGTCTTCTTCGACGTCGGTTGCAGCCAACTCGTCTGCAATCTCAAACGCTTCATCTTCGCCTTCTTCAGACTCATCGACCACAGCCACAAAGTTAGCTTTCGTATCAGTGTCATTTGCCGCAGTTCGACGTTCCGCCGGTATCAGCGGAGCCGCAACGGGCAAAAATGACGGAGCCGGTTTTTCGTTTGCCACTGAAATATTTCGTTGAACACTGCCGTCGATCTCGGCGAGTCTCGCCTCTGCCAATATCCGATAATAATCAATTTCGCGGCTTTGTGCTAAATGACGAAACCCATCTTTGGCTTGATCAACTTGCTTAAGCTTCAGCTGCACTGTAGCGATCCAGTAAAGTAGACGCGTTTCGATCGCTCTTCGCTTTCTACCCCGAGCACCTCTTTTTAAATCTCGAAACTCTTTGAGCGCTGACTCGTAATCTCTTTTCATGTAACTTGAAAAAGCCAGATACCACCTAGAATCACTGACGTATCCCGATCGTGGAAATTTTTGAATGATTTCTTTAAACGCAGATGTTGCCCCGTCGTAATCAGCGGCTTGAAATCGCAAGAACGCCGCCAAAAATTGAGCGCTTCGTCCTATTTTTCCGCGCGGTGAGATAGCCATCACCTTTTCATAAGTCGATATAGCTAAGTTATATTCACCCGTGCGAGTAGCTGCCTTTGCGATGAGCATGAGATAATTTAAATTCACTCTCATTTCAGTGTAATAAGGAATCAGCACCTTAAATGCGTCTAAGGTCTCCCCTTCATCCACTAAATAGGAGCCTCTTAAATGATCGAGAAAGTATTTGGAATATTCTCCTGATCTATTTTCTAAAACAGCCAGTTCTTGGTCACCCTTTTTTGAAAAACCAGACATCTGAAGTGTGCGGATGCGCTTTTGTATCTCTTTGCGCGTGGGATGGCAGCCGCTTAAACGAATCGCATCTATGTCGTTTTTCTCTAAGTCGATACCCCAGTTGGCAATCTTTTCAAATGCAGAGTACTTCGAATACAACTTTCTAGCCCATCGACATGCGCTGGAATTTTCTTTTAAGAGTAGCTCCGCCTTAACAAGTGTGTGAAGAACATCTGCATACTCAACTCGGCCCCGAAATCGCCGCTCCATTCTTCTAAGGTCATTTAAACTTGCTCTCGATTTTTCAGTAATAAGTTTCGAGCGCGAGACGCCATACTCAGCATCGTCTTTTAAGAATCGTGGTAGTTTAGCGCGAATCGCTGATCGAAAACTTTCAATGGCGTCTTTGTATTTTTGGCTTTTCTCGTAAGCGACTCCCAAATCAAGAAATACGTAGGGTCGCAAGAGAAAGTCTCCTTTAGCCAACTTCTCGAGCGACGCGATTCTTTCTGGAGTTGGGCCTTGTAGATTGATTTCGTCCCGAAGCAAAATCCACTGTGCCACTTTTTGAAGTTCTTGATTCTTAGAATTGTCGCGTATTTTCTCTAAGAGTTCTTTTGCTGCCTCAGTCTTCCCTGTCGACAAGAGCTGGGTATATCCAGAGAGTAGTGGGACGTCCGAATCCGCAGCTCGGACTCCAACGGCCACACAAGTTACACCGATAATCAGCAGACTGACTGATATCCACCAGTTGTAGCTAACCGTTTTACCAACGACTCTTTGCAGCTCAAAAAAAGCTTTAGTACCCCACCCCATCCACCTATTGTAAGACGGAGTCATGTCGAAATCGAGAGCAAGATCCATTTTTGTTTGTCAAAACTGTGGCGCTCAACGTCCGAAGTGGGAGGGCTATTGTACCGACTGCAAATCCTGGAATTCCTTCGTTGAGGAGAAACTTCAGAAAGCAGCGCCCGACCAAGGTCGTGGTTGGGTAAGACCAGCAGTCGAAGATTCTCCCATCGCACTGAATTCCGCTATTGCCAGCGCGGTCAGCCATGCTCCTTGCGGTATTGGCGAGTTAGACCGAGTGCTTGGAGGTGGATTTGTTGCATCAAGTCTCATCTTACTGGGCGGGGAACCAGGGATAGGAAAGAGCACGCTCGTGCTACAAACTGCGGGAGCACTTAGCTCAATGGGTCTCAAAACTCTTTATATCTCTGCAGAAGAAAGTCCGCAGCAGACCGCGTTACGGGCAGAGAGACTCGGCATCAGATCTGATCTCATAGAGGTAGCTTCACAATCAAATTTAGAGAAAATTTTGGAGTGGGCGAGCGAAAAGCAGCCCGATTTACTGATTATTGATTCTATTCAGACCATTTTTAGTCCCAGTCTTGAGGCAGCCCCAGGGTCAGTATCTCAGGTGAGGGATTGCGCAGCACAACTCCTACGTTGGACAAAATCGTCGAAAGCTTCGACTTGGATCATCGGTCACATCAATAAAGACGGACACATTGCCGGGCCGAAGGTTCTTGAGCATATGGTAGATACGGTTTTGAACTTCGAGGGTGATCCTCATCAAAACTACCGAATCCTGCGCGCTATAAAGAATCGCTTTGGTGCCGCCGGCGAAATTGGTGTTTTTGAAATGCAAGGCATTGGCTTGGTAGAAGTGAGCAATCCTTCACAAATATTTTTAGGAGAGTCAGAAGTCGCTCAATCAGGCTGTTCCGCATTTGCCTCTATGGAAGGTGCAAGACCACTTGTTGTTGAGATTCAAGCTCTCTCTACTTTTTCTCCGCTGAACAATCCACGCAGAGTTTCCGTTGGTATCGAGACGCAGCGGCTTCATATGATTTGCGCCGTTTTAGAAAAACATTTGCGTCTGCAGCTTTACCAGCGAGATGTGTTTGTGAACGTGATGGGTGGATTAAAAATTAGTGAGCCTGCCGCCGATCTAGCTGTTGCAGTGGCAATGTTGTCGAGCGAAGCTGGTAAGCCCTTAGCCAGTCGGCTCTGCGCCATTGGAGAGATTGGTCTTACGGGCGAAATAAGACCCGTTAACCAAATGGAGATGAGAGTCAAAGAAGCCTTAAGACTTGGGTTTAAGGCACTTTATCTCCCACACTCCAGCAAAGAACGATTGAAAAGTGCCCTCTCAACCGCTGATAGCAAAAAGGTGCGCTGGCTTTCTTCGCTCAAGGAGCTTCACGACATCAAAAGCAAAGTGCAAAAAAACTCATCCAAAGACGACGAGCTGGCGTTCAACTCTCCTTGAGTGCAAAAAGAATTCAAGATTCAATTAAATACAAATCGACTGAACTCTCTGCCGAAGAGTCGATTTGGAAAGACTCCGCAATGCTTAGAAGTCGCGTTATGAATTGGAAGTATGTTAACTTCGATTCGAACCAGCTTATATATTGTCTGCTTTATATCGAATCCGGGTCAGCGACAGAACAGTATGAATTCAAGGATTCCTGTGATCTCGATAAAGTTCGAGAGCTCCCAAAAGTGCTCGTTGATTTTTCACAAGAAATGAAACACTTCACCGATGAGTTCCGCTTCATTCAGTCAGCCCATGCTCTGATAAAAAATCCCTAAAAAGAGGCTACAGCAACCGCGTTCTCTAGACTGTAAAAGACTTTTACACCCTTAGAAAACCTTACACTCGCACGGGCAGGCGAAATCTGATAAAATCCTCACAGCATTAATCAATAAAAGGGTTTTACTTACAAATGTTAGATGACAAACTTTTGGCCCCCAACCTTTCTATTAAATATACGTGTGTT includes:
- a CDS encoding oligopeptide-binding protein oppA; translated protein: MKIVASGILISLLVSSCTQKNQDLEYGLKYDETLRTNLNTEPPTLDWSRITDTTSAEVVSNIMDGLVAYDLNSPDMALKPALAESWEATDQAKTWTFKLRQGVKWSDGKEFTAQDVLDGWERLLNPATAAEYAYNLFSIVGAKEYNEGKLKDFSQVGVEVKDGSTLVVRLKQSKSFFPYFMTHHSTYPMRKDVVTKHGDKWTQPGNLVTLGPYNLKIWDHEKSIVLERNDSYWGEKAKTKNILMYMILETATAMALYEADKLDSLNTLPSTEMTVLEKRPDFRRAPNLYLYYYGFNTSRKPMDNVLVRKAFNHAIDKNEIVRMLATGYEPAKSWIPTGILAANDEIGLDFNVEKAKTLLDEAGYKDRSKFPRLVLSINTNEDHKRIAENVQAQLKRNLALEIEIRNEEWKVYLNTLKTNPEHIWRMGWVGDFPDPDNFMDLMTSYSDQNRTRWGNPNYDKLVEQAKSEFDPEKRKELYDQAQRIMVEVDVPVVPLYFGVQNKIIKPRVKNYPVNVLMVYRYSNVELEK
- a CDS encoding DNA repair protein RadA; this translates as MSKSRARSIFVCQNCGAQRPKWEGYCTDCKSWNSFVEEKLQKAAPDQGRGWVRPAVEDSPIALNSAIASAVSHAPCGIGELDRVLGGGFVASSLILLGGEPGIGKSTLVLQTAGALSSMGLKTLYISAEESPQQTALRAERLGIRSDLIEVASQSNLEKILEWASEKQPDLLIIDSIQTIFSPSLEAAPGSVSQVRDCAAQLLRWTKSSKASTWIIGHINKDGHIAGPKVLEHMVDTVLNFEGDPHQNYRILRAIKNRFGAAGEIGVFEMQGIGLVEVSNPSQIFLGESEVAQSGCSAFASMEGARPLVVEIQALSTFSPLNNPRRVSVGIETQRLHMICAVLEKHLRLQLYQRDVFVNVMGGLKISEPAADLAVAVAMLSSEAGKPLASRLCAIGEIGLTGEIRPVNQMEMRVKEALRLGFKALYLPHSSKERLKSALSTADSKKVRWLSSLKELHDIKSKVQKNSSKDDELAFNSP